A genomic segment from Pseudomonas sp. M30-35 encodes:
- a CDS encoding YciI family protein — translation MRCMVIVKASPESEAGEMPTEELLEQMGNFNEELVKAGVMLAGEGLHPSSKGVRVQFSGERRTVVDGPFMETKELIAGFWIFNVASMQEAIDWVKRCPNPMVSDSEIEIRQIFEAEDFGEEFTPELQEQERRLRAQIDANN, via the coding sequence ATGCGTTGCATGGTGATAGTCAAAGCCAGCCCAGAGTCAGAGGCTGGTGAAATGCCCACTGAAGAGCTGCTTGAACAGATGGGCAACTTCAATGAAGAGTTGGTCAAGGCGGGCGTCATGCTCGCAGGTGAAGGTTTGCACCCGAGTAGTAAAGGCGTGCGTGTTCAGTTCTCCGGTGAGCGGCGCACGGTGGTTGATGGTCCATTTATGGAAACCAAAGAGCTGATTGCGGGGTTCTGGATCTTCAATGTCGCTTCTATGCAAGAAGCGATCGATTGGGTCAAGCGCTGTCCAAATCCAATGGTCAGTGATTCTGAAATCGAAATTCGCCAGATATTCGAGGCAGAGGATTTCGGCGAAGAATTTACCCCGGAGTTGCAAGAGCAAGAGCGCCGCTTGCGCGCACAAATTGACGCAAATAACTGA
- a CDS encoding VOC family protein — translation MKINSYLTFDGNCEEAFNFYAECLGGKIDGLMRFADMPSEEGEVPPELAERILHARLVVGDQVLMASDSCPMSPYEGIRGNSVALNLDCIDKGERIFNALAQGGTIEMPFEQTFWATRFGSVKDRFGVPWLINCETEA, via the coding sequence ATGAAAATCAATAGCTACCTGACATTTGATGGCAACTGCGAAGAAGCTTTCAACTTTTATGCGGAGTGCCTGGGCGGCAAGATCGATGGTCTAATGCGCTTTGCTGATATGCCTTCTGAGGAAGGGGAAGTTCCTCCCGAACTCGCTGAGCGCATTTTGCATGCGCGCCTGGTTGTGGGTGATCAGGTCCTGATGGCTTCAGATTCATGCCCCATGAGTCCTTATGAAGGCATCCGCGGTAATTCGGTTGCACTGAATCTGGATTGCATTGATAAGGGTGAGCGCATCTTCAATGCGCTGGCGCAGGGCGGAACCATTGAAATGCCGTTTGAGCAGACATTCTGGGCAACTCGCTTCGGCTCCGTGAAGGATCGTTTTGGTGTGCCGTGGCTGATTAACTGCGAAACTGAGGCTTAA
- the ggpS gene encoding glucosylglycerol-phosphate synthase, with the protein MLLATDLDGTFLAGDPEDRLSLYQTIAAHPEIKLAYVTGRSLEAVLPLLADPTLPHPDYIIADVGATMVHGDSLQPIQPLQNAVDALWPGESQVASAVEGFNLERQDVPQVRRCSYFCTPEQAAAPELQAIADSLGCDLLYSAARYLDFLPKGVNKGSSLEALAAWLELDDDQVLAAGDTLNDLSMLTSKFHGVCVGKSELTLLNATQHHSRTLHAQRSGCGGILEAFAHFGFLGEHGIAAEKRQAAQPGKSEMVMVYHRLPYEEYRGNDGKLQRRRPTSPNGIIPTLLSFFGDGRPGSWVAWAIHEGDEEEPFETHTTVDAERYPKLKAARVALTKEEVDIFYKRFSKEAFWPTLHTFWERATFREDDWQVFLKVNRSFAERTALEAAEGATVWLHDYNLWMVPGYLRELRPDLKIAFFHHTYFPSADVFNVLPWRRQIIGSLLQCDYIGFHIPRQVENFVDVARGVTPLQTVSRQNCAPRFITYGCAVGLERMTTAVDTGSRVVKLGAHPVGLDIDRVRSALDNPKIRDMMARLREELVGIKLILSVERLDYTKGILEKLNAYERLLEENPELLGKVTLVTVCVPAAKEMTIYDELQSQIEQAVGRINGRFARIGWTPLQFFFRSLPFEEVSAWYAMADVMWITPLRDGLNLVAKEFVAAQGLLGGSGVLVLSEFAGAAAELKGALLTNPHDPADLTSTCYWALNLPKDEAQARLRELFDIVSYNDIRRWGDEFLSAVAEAPFELEKPENVSAIGLAS; encoded by the coding sequence ATGTTACTTGCAACCGATCTTGATGGTACTTTTCTAGCTGGCGATCCCGAGGATCGTTTAAGCCTTTACCAAACCATTGCCGCCCACCCAGAAATCAAGCTGGCCTACGTCACCGGTCGCAGCCTTGAGGCGGTACTGCCGTTACTGGCAGACCCAACTCTGCCCCACCCCGACTACATCATTGCCGATGTCGGCGCGACCATGGTCCACGGCGATAGCCTGCAACCCATTCAGCCGCTGCAAAACGCCGTCGATGCACTCTGGCCCGGTGAAAGCCAGGTGGCCAGTGCCGTTGAAGGCTTTAATCTTGAGCGTCAGGATGTACCGCAAGTTCGCCGTTGCTCCTACTTCTGCACCCCTGAACAAGCGGCTGCACCAGAACTCCAGGCCATCGCCGACTCACTGGGCTGCGACCTGCTCTACTCCGCCGCACGTTATCTCGACTTTTTACCCAAGGGCGTGAACAAAGGCAGCAGCCTCGAAGCATTGGCTGCATGGCTTGAGCTGGATGATGATCAGGTTCTCGCCGCTGGCGACACGCTCAATGACCTGAGCATGCTCACGAGCAAGTTCCACGGCGTATGTGTGGGCAAGTCCGAACTAACGCTGCTCAATGCCACCCAGCACCACTCACGCACCCTGCATGCGCAGCGCAGCGGCTGCGGTGGGATTCTCGAAGCATTTGCCCACTTCGGCTTTCTTGGTGAGCACGGTATCGCTGCTGAAAAACGCCAAGCCGCGCAGCCGGGTAAGTCCGAGATGGTCATGGTTTATCACCGCCTGCCGTACGAAGAATATCGCGGCAATGACGGCAAGCTACAGCGCCGCCGACCCACCTCACCCAACGGCATCATTCCAACCCTGCTGAGCTTCTTTGGCGACGGCCGCCCCGGTTCGTGGGTCGCCTGGGCGATTCATGAAGGTGATGAAGAAGAACCCTTTGAAACCCACACCACAGTTGATGCCGAGCGCTATCCAAAACTCAAAGCAGCACGTGTGGCGCTGACTAAAGAAGAGGTCGATATCTTCTACAAGCGGTTCTCAAAAGAAGCCTTCTGGCCAACGCTGCATACCTTTTGGGAGCGCGCAACTTTCCGCGAGGATGACTGGCAGGTGTTCCTCAAGGTCAACCGCTCCTTTGCTGAGCGCACTGCGCTTGAAGCCGCTGAAGGCGCGACCGTGTGGCTGCACGACTACAACTTGTGGATGGTGCCAGGCTATCTGCGTGAGCTACGCCCGGACCTGAAGATTGCCTTTTTCCACCACACCTACTTCCCTTCGGCTGACGTGTTTAACGTACTGCCGTGGCGTCGCCAGATCATCGGCAGCCTACTGCAATGCGACTATATTGGCTTTCATATCCCGCGTCAGGTGGAGAACTTCGTCGATGTTGCGCGAGGCGTAACGCCTCTGCAAACAGTTAGCCGTCAAAACTGTGCGCCACGTTTTATCACCTACGGTTGCGCAGTTGGCCTTGAACGCATGACCACGGCCGTCGACACCGGCAGCCGCGTGGTCAAGCTCGGCGCTCATCCTGTTGGCCTGGATATTGATCGTGTACGCAGCGCGCTGGACAACCCTAAAATCCGCGACATGATGGCGCGCCTGCGTGAAGAACTCGTTGGCATCAAGCTGATCCTCTCGGTTGAACGCCTTGATTACACCAAGGGCATTCTCGAAAAGCTCAACGCCTATGAGCGTCTTCTCGAGGAAAACCCGGAGCTGCTCGGCAAGGTCACGTTGGTTACCGTCTGCGTACCTGCAGCGAAAGAGATGACCATCTACGACGAGCTGCAATCGCAGATCGAACAAGCCGTTGGCCGTATCAACGGACGCTTCGCGCGTATTGGTTGGACGCCACTCCAGTTCTTTTTCCGCAGCTTGCCGTTTGAAGAAGTCAGTGCCTGGTATGCGATGGCCGACGTGATGTGGATCACTCCCCTGCGCGACGGCCTTAACCTGGTTGCCAAGGAATTTGTCGCAGCACAAGGCTTGCTCGGCGGTAGCGGCGTACTGGTGCTCTCCGAGTTTGCCGGCGCAGCAGCTGAACTCAAGGGCGCACTGCTAACCAATCCCCATGACCCGGCCGACCTGACCAGCACCTGTTATTGGGCGCTCAACTTGCCAAAAGACGAGGCACAAGCGCGCCTGCGTGAGCTGTTCGACATTGTCAGCTACAACGACATTCGCCGCTGGGGCGACGAGTTCCTGAGCGCAGTTGCCGAGGCGCCGTTTGAACTGGAAAAGCCTGAAAATGTCAGCGCGATTGGCCTTGCTTCTTAA
- a CDS encoding MFS transporter yields MWSLIAPISSLLSGVALLLLGNGLLNTLLTLRGVAQGYSTGMLGLIMSGYFVGFLLGTWLAIPLVRRIGHIRAFAFCAALAAITTLLHVLIVDPWVWLGLRVIYGLALVSLYMVIESWLNAQVPNDKRGTVFAIYMAVNLGALAAAQQLLNLAEPTEFMLFALAAILISAALMPITLTRQIQPTVPETLHTDVRQVARIAPLSIAAAGLSGLALGAFWGMAPVYANLSGFDAKGVGLLMSSAILGGALLQLPIGRYSDKHDRRLIMFWVVALAVVVALLMSFVPAGPILLGLMFIWGGLAFAIYPIAVAQLIDQLHSDEILAGSSSLLMVNGIGSVCGPLLAGVLMQHLGAHALPLYFAVVLGLLAVYTLYRLRHVSDLVSGDQAHFVPMLRTSHTVLELMPDTPHADLDSGTNNAGPEPESP; encoded by the coding sequence ATGTGGTCCCTTATTGCCCCTATCAGCTCGCTGCTGAGCGGGGTCGCTTTACTCCTGCTCGGCAATGGTCTGCTCAATACACTTCTGACCCTGCGTGGCGTAGCCCAAGGCTATTCCACCGGGATGCTCGGACTGATTATGTCTGGGTACTTTGTCGGTTTTCTCCTCGGCACCTGGCTAGCTATTCCGCTGGTACGGCGCATCGGACATATCCGTGCGTTTGCGTTTTGTGCTGCGCTCGCCGCCATCACCACCCTGCTCCACGTACTTATTGTCGACCCGTGGGTTTGGCTCGGCTTGCGGGTTATCTATGGCTTAGCGCTGGTCAGCCTGTACATGGTGATCGAAAGCTGGCTTAACGCACAGGTACCCAATGACAAGCGCGGCACTGTGTTTGCGATCTATATGGCGGTCAACCTGGGCGCGTTAGCCGCTGCGCAACAGTTGCTTAACCTTGCCGAGCCAACTGAGTTTATGCTGTTTGCACTGGCTGCGATTCTGATCAGCGCGGCATTGATGCCTATTACCCTGACCCGGCAGATCCAACCCACTGTGCCTGAAACACTGCACACTGATGTTCGCCAGGTCGCCAGAATCGCTCCGCTATCAATTGCCGCCGCAGGCTTATCCGGTTTGGCCCTTGGTGCGTTTTGGGGCATGGCGCCGGTCTACGCCAACCTCAGCGGCTTCGACGCAAAAGGGGTGGGCCTGTTGATGAGTAGCGCCATTCTTGGCGGCGCATTACTGCAGCTGCCCATTGGCCGTTATTCAGATAAACACGACCGACGCCTGATCATGTTCTGGGTCGTAGCGCTCGCCGTTGTCGTGGCTCTGCTAATGAGTTTCGTACCTGCCGGCCCCATCCTGCTAGGATTGATGTTTATCTGGGGCGGTTTGGCGTTTGCCATCTACCCGATTGCCGTGGCGCAACTGATTGACCAGTTGCACAGCGACGAAATTCTCGCCGGTTCCAGCAGCTTGTTAATGGTCAACGGTATTGGCTCGGTATGCGGGCCACTGCTTGCCGGTGTTCTTATGCAACACCTCGGTGCCCATGCATTGCCGCTTTATTTTGCTGTGGTCCTGGGCTTACTGGCCGTCTACACGCTCTACCGTCTGCGCCATGTCAGCGATTTGGTCAGCGGGGATCAGGCGCACTTCGTGCCCATGTTGCGCACCAGTCATACCGTATTGGAACTCATGCCCGACACACCGCATGCAGATCTAGACTCAGGGACCAACAACGCTGGACCTGAACCCGAATCACCGTAA
- a CDS encoding DUF2254 domain-containing protein, producing the protein MINPSNMLFRVYQRTIHSLAFYPTLIALGFVFACLLNISIEYQPWLMAIKSKFDIGLVRSADNARLILGTLVGSLMSLMVFSFSMVMVVLNNAATALSPRVMPGLVSSKSHQKTLGFYLGTIIYALLLITTIEQNGGDKVPSLGVLICLGLGVACLGLFVYFIRSISQSIQVEHIITNLYQVTRRKLDASICKMAAQSPAPSWPDDQKWLQIRSERSGYFKEINASLTNELLCEHDLKMTIQVHRGFFVIEGHPLFKLDRKVDDNVVNKLLDCFDFFIEEYPSTHYLFGCKQISEIAVKALSPGINDPGTAIKSIDMLSVLFSQRLNLPTFDFSELEDEPPRLFINELPLDQLLQQVLGPIRTYGAADPSVLVSLLQAFKNLLHQNPKPEHKEQLLRHARSVIESADEHLATPRDREEINDFIERINSAAKESLPALSRIKTH; encoded by the coding sequence GTGATCAATCCATCGAACATGCTTTTTCGCGTCTACCAGCGAACGATCCATAGTCTGGCCTTCTACCCAACACTCATTGCCTTGGGTTTCGTTTTCGCCTGCCTGTTGAATATTTCTATTGAATATCAACCGTGGCTAATGGCGATTAAAAGCAAGTTTGATATCGGCTTGGTACGAAGTGCGGATAACGCCCGATTGATTCTTGGCACCCTTGTCGGCAGCTTGATGTCATTGATGGTGTTCAGTTTTTCGATGGTCATGGTGGTGCTCAACAACGCCGCCACAGCCCTGTCACCCCGAGTTATGCCGGGACTGGTGAGCAGCAAAAGCCACCAGAAAACCCTCGGTTTTTACCTCGGCACAATCATCTATGCACTGCTGCTGATCACCACCATTGAGCAAAATGGCGGCGATAAAGTCCCGAGCCTTGGCGTATTGATCTGCCTCGGCCTGGGCGTTGCCTGCCTTGGGTTGTTCGTCTACTTCATTCGATCAATTTCGCAGTCGATCCAAGTCGAACATATCATCACCAACCTGTACCAAGTGACCCGCAGAAAATTAGACGCCAGCATCTGTAAAATGGCGGCTCAGAGCCCCGCCCCAAGCTGGCCGGATGATCAAAAATGGCTGCAGATTCGCTCTGAACGCAGTGGTTATTTCAAAGAAATTAACGCCTCGCTGACCAATGAACTGCTCTGCGAACATGATTTAAAAATGACCATTCAGGTGCATCGAGGATTCTTTGTTATCGAGGGGCACCCACTGTTCAAGCTCGATCGCAAGGTCGATGACAACGTGGTTAATAAACTGCTCGACTGCTTCGATTTTTTTATCGAGGAATACCCCAGCACCCATTACTTGTTTGGCTGCAAACAGATATCTGAAATCGCAGTCAAGGCACTCAGCCCCGGGATTAATGATCCGGGCACCGCGATTAAATCCATCGACATGCTCAGCGTACTCTTCAGCCAGCGCTTGAACCTGCCGACCTTCGACTTTAGCGAACTGGAAGACGAGCCACCGCGTCTGTTTATCAATGAGTTGCCGCTCGACCAGTTACTACAACAAGTTCTCGGCCCCATTCGTACCTATGGCGCAGCAGATCCGAGTGTGCTGGTAAGCCTGCTACAGGCCTTCAAGAACCTGCTCCATCAAAACCCCAAGCCAGAGCACAAAGAGCAGCTTTTACGCCACGCCCGTAGCGTTATAGAAAGCGCCGATGAACACTTGGCGACGCCACGCGACCGCGAAGAAATCAATGATTTCATCGAGCGGATCAACAGCGCGGCCAAGGAAAGCCTGCCTGCACTGTCAAGGATTAAGACCCACTAG